A genomic region of Catalinimonas niigatensis contains the following coding sequences:
- a CDS encoding Crp/Fnr family transcriptional regulator — protein sequence MMESIRAYFEKMVPLTEQDWQVFSSKLVKREFPKKSVILKGGQTETYLSFIEKGIVRLYIPKEENDLTFGFTFENEFVSAYDSFITQTPCTYQLQALADTSLWSVSYQDLQHIYKHSSIGNTIGRYAAENLFLIKTRRELSLLNESAEKRYRKLFEERPQLIRQIPLKYIASYIGITPQALSRIRARIS from the coding sequence ATGATGGAGAGTATCAGAGCATATTTTGAAAAGATGGTTCCATTGACTGAGCAGGACTGGCAGGTCTTTTCCTCCAAACTGGTGAAAAGAGAATTCCCCAAAAAATCAGTAATATTGAAGGGTGGACAAACGGAAACCTACCTTTCTTTTATTGAAAAAGGGATAGTTCGCCTCTATATTCCTAAAGAAGAAAACGACCTAACCTTTGGCTTTACCTTTGAAAATGAGTTTGTCAGTGCCTACGATTCCTTCATTACCCAAACGCCCTGTACTTATCAGCTTCAGGCACTGGCAGACACTAGCCTCTGGAGTGTTTCGTATCAGGATTTACAGCACATCTACAAACATTCATCCATAGGCAATACCATAGGGCGCTATGCCGCTGAAAATCTCTTTTTGATCAAAACACGTAGAGAGCTTTCCCTCCTGAATGAAAGCGCGGAAAAAAGATATCGGAAATTATTTGAAGAGCGTCCGCAACTGATCCGGCAAATTCCTCTCAAGTACATTGCCTCTTACATTGGCATCACCCCACAGGCCCTGAGCAGGATTCGCGCCCGTATTTCTTAA
- a CDS encoding OsmC family protein, with product MNNNKTLKEIQEPLKAHYKSNPEAALVTLKAQAKVGEGISCKIESGKALVEAGLHPATGGDGLSACSGDMLLEALAACAGVTLNAVATAIDFDLKDATVYAEGLLDFRGTLSVDKDAPVGFKSITLRFDLSTNENEERIQSLLKLTERFCVVYQTLAKGTELRVEKELHPFS from the coding sequence ATGAACAACAACAAAACCCTTAAAGAAATACAGGAACCTTTAAAAGCGCATTATAAGTCCAATCCCGAGGCCGCACTGGTCACCCTGAAAGCACAGGCCAAAGTAGGTGAGGGCATTAGCTGTAAAATAGAAAGCGGCAAAGCGCTGGTAGAAGCAGGTTTGCATCCGGCCACCGGCGGCGATGGCCTATCTGCCTGTTCGGGAGATATGCTGCTGGAAGCTTTGGCTGCCTGTGCGGGTGTAACCCTCAATGCCGTTGCCACTGCTATTGATTTTGATCTGAAAGATGCTACCGTATACGCAGAAGGATTACTGGATTTCAGAGGAACACTCTCCGTAGACAAAGATGCTCCGGTAGGTTTTAAAAGTATCACCCTCCGCTTTGACCTCAGCACCAACGAAAATGAAGAGCGAATTCAATCGCTGCTCAAGTTAACCGAACGTTTCTGTGTAGTCTATCAGACATTAGCTAAGGGCACAGAACTCAGGGTAGAAAAGGAATTACATCCTTTTAGCTAG
- a CDS encoding DoxX family protein, producing the protein MKPFIVLVATFAIAVIIFKIIRDQNEWALAARIAMSVMLVFTASAHFVFTEGMTMMLPGFIPLKREVVYLTGILEIAAAIGLLIPGYRIVTAYLLILFFILILPANIRAALQHVDYQQATLAGNGLAYLWFRIPLQILFILWTYFSTIRH; encoded by the coding sequence ATGAAACCATTCATCGTATTAGTTGCAACATTTGCTATCGCTGTAATTATTTTCAAAATCATACGAGACCAAAACGAATGGGCCCTTGCTGCCCGTATTGCCATGTCGGTGATGCTGGTATTTACCGCCAGTGCGCATTTTGTATTTACCGAAGGCATGACCATGATGCTGCCCGGTTTTATTCCTCTGAAAAGAGAAGTGGTGTACCTCACAGGTATCCTTGAAATTGCTGCCGCCATTGGTTTGCTTATCCCAGGGTATAGGATAGTAACAGCCTATCTACTGATTCTCTTTTTCATACTTATACTTCCGGCTAATATCAGGGCAGCCTTACAACACGTGGATTACCAGCAGGCGACCTTGGCAGGAAATGGCCTCGCTTACCTCTGGTTTAGAATTCCTTTACAAATCTTATTCATCCTCTGGACCTATTTCAGCACGATACGACACTGA